A genomic region of Arvicola amphibius chromosome X, mArvAmp1.2, whole genome shotgun sequence contains the following coding sequences:
- the Rab33a gene encoding ras-related protein Rab-33A, producing MAQPILGHGSLQPASAAGLASLELDSSMDQYVQIRIFKIIVIGDSNVGKTCLTFRFCGGTFPDKTEATIGVDFREKTVEIEGEKIKVQVWDTAGQERFRKSMVEHYYRNVHAVVFVYDVTKMTSFTNLKMWIQECNGHAVPPLVPKVLVGNKCDLREQIQVPSNLALKFADAHNMLLFETSAKDPKESQNVESIFMCLACRLKAQKSLLYRDAERQQGKVQKLEFPQEANSKASCPC from the exons ATGGCGCAGCCCATCTTGGGCCATGGGAGCCTACAGCCCGCTTCAGCTGCTGGCTTGGCATCCCTGGAGCTCGACTCATCGATGGACCAGTATGTACAGATTCGTATCTTCAAAATCATCGTGATTGGGGACTCCAACGTGGGCAAGACCTGCCTGACTTTCCGTTTCTGCGGGGGTACTTTCCCAGACAAGACTGAGGCCACTATCGGTGTGGACTTCAGGGAGAAGACCGTGGAAATCGAGGGCGAGAAGATCAAG GTTCAGGTGTGGGACACAGCAGGACAGGAACGCTTCCGTAAAAGCATGGTGGAGCACTACTACCGCAATGTGCATGCCGTGGTCTTTGTCTATGACGTCACCAAGATGACCTCCTTCACTAACTTAAAAATGTGGATCCAAGAATGCAATGGGCATGCTGTGCCCCCACTAGTCCCAAAGGTGCTTGTGGGTAACAAGTGTGACTTGAGGGAACAGATCCAGGTACCCTCCAACTTAGCCCTGAAATTTGCTGATGCCCACAACATGCTCTTGTTTGAGACATCAGCCAAGGACCCCAAAGAAAGTCAGAACGTGGAGTCAATTTTCATGTGCCTGGCTTGCCGACTGAAGGCTCAGAAATCCCTCTTGTATCGTGATGCTGAGAGGCAGCAAGGCAAGGTGCAGAAACTGGAGTTCCCACAGGAAGCTAACAGTAAAGCTTCCTGTCCTTGTTGA